In Bradysia coprophila strain Holo2 unplaced genomic scaffold, BU_Bcop_v1 contig_350, whole genome shotgun sequence, a genomic segment contains:
- the LOC119080648 gene encoding uncharacterized protein LOC119080648: protein MISKSLLFVFLLSAPLLVTAQMCEHMDITPHPQWCSAFFVCRFGFWAVFVCPGGLMYNPVIFRCDFPENVDCVNDPELTTPEWTSPTFSTPSVPTRTIPTRTIPTRTTPTSYTDLDYSNHTNPYNQVLKN, encoded by the exons atgaTTTCGAAAAGTTTGTTATTTGTATTCCTGCTCAGCGCACCATTACTGGTAACGGCTCAAATGTGCGAACATATGGACATTACACCCCATCCGCAATGGTGTTCGGCATTCTTTGTGTGTAGATTTGGTTTTTGGGCAGTATTTGTGTGTCCCGGCGGCCTAATGTACAATCCAGTAATTTTCCGTTGTGATTTCCCGGAAAATGTCGATTGTGTTAACGACCCTGAACTTACAACACCGGAATGGACCAGTCCTACATTCAGTACACCATCAGTTCCAACACGAACTATTCCAACCCGGACTATTCCAACGCGGACTACTCCAAC CAGCTACACCGACCTGGACTACTCCAATCATACCAACCCGTACAACCAGGTTTTAAAGAACtaa